Proteins encoded by one window of Metamycoplasma subdolum:
- a CDS encoding GA module-containing protein: MAKLKKLFLILSLLPVTTIPLTSISLADKKLEARSTRASLTLAELFDDYKKSTFIRDESKKEIESILKFLKENWGHPKTPDYVNRFYKVVFEDMIYAIYRISQGHDDSRNTKNYLYDKQKDKVSSYYDNYKNDPGTKEYFDKRYPLWAEAQELVDVMREFWSYYDETIDGGKNKVTKKYLFIGSDKRVADGWRKVEQRFFILGTDFQAFQPPANVRKIIDEQLKKEYEKLNGNLSLDKKVLTDIVKTSPWISSERKTQLIDHEIPSYNETNMSWIGSKPDAPYAKKTLWENDIIGSLINAIKNVNTQNLLFDGENNYLNGGQREHFANSSTGTLVTTYKNDANLLDSKHFRDNLNSLHDELLLTVVPELKELNLIMKEFKSLESEFFALKNSTSYVNANQKQQDAYDWIWTKATNIKNGTKSYYDFSFVETTVEEMIHTKALLLAPAELDAEKDKLYGYIARANWLTKKQKDSLSSKVQNADAVDFVPLRERIYKSLKSTLTAELRQITKNTDYSLYLGGDDKGFYYYERILPYNAKYPNWYKNYDDLFVLDNEMKEHIALLSELTNEKEFMDEVFYRGAAAYEYANSNKKNEYQFWWNQIFTEGLLSRYIPVPELKPKLKQIKEARMALDGTENFYNMLISKVNAFKIFNSNQREAIIQNLQLHNKNADAIKQADFNYEDWDYSSEVLCRDVYLPMVDAWKEFISNTANLNTAQKNYYLSQKEVTGGATHYREYVKNINAILAYEIEAKKMNELMKTLKEERELYLFLIETSLYKGSPHALKAHYNDAFKESQIDDNKFLDNNAIEVRIEALQRGRNNLQLSSRLKDALKQKINEVTYTEETWRTQTKQFIDTNWKDANRAEINNSIKDAYNKAVAEFEKYLNSISNLNKAQKDLYRSKILNFEELKIDENFAKFDLLNNLKPELDLLNLSMEALNNEKSKYADVIKTINYTNATKSKKDAYDQAYVSSNFSDAKDKATVDMLLQTLQNTKNALDGEINNLQAAKDALIKEIQEDLYLESHQKQSLIAKVNLATKVSDLDPIRQEIANYHKVKLQELKNNLKDKINATKWTEPSEKNHLISKVDAMTLETYPSVLTEVTNILRDWLKLKIQSFVNLSQAQKDFLRNEATSKLDIDTFITLYDVTVINLVNIMQTLQDKKAEGTTLLTSQRYIDSDTNKKTEFDNALNALTFVDNKDKAQVQSLITNYENAKANLNGDSRLGSAKDVLKMEIQNDPYLTIANKVTLSNKTDDAKNLADVEKIRAEKNKLSSTNKANLENKKQELTEKVNTIEEITNPIKQNLLDKINEATVDSVESVEDEVNSAIVLILTNSLDSLTYLNKAQKDHYKSLIIVSKPAQELNQAFNDAKALNISMKALVDIKAEYKDVTKSTLYLEDTKEKQKAFDDAYNALTFTDAKDKTQVESLIKNVKTCKEALDGKATTKPQDPSNPQDPTKPSKPQDKDKDSWTANKVDAKLTLAVNVVMLLCILAIIIPALVAASKSKAN; encoded by the coding sequence ATGGCAAAATTAAAAAAACTATTTTTAATATTATCACTTTTACCGGTGACCACAATTCCGCTGACAAGCATTTCTTTAGCTGACAAGAAATTAGAAGCAAGAAGCACTAGAGCTTCTTTAACTCTTGCTGAATTATTTGATGATTATAAAAAGAGCACATTTATACGGGATGAATCAAAAAAGGAAATTGAATCAATACTTAAATTTTTAAAGGAAAATTGAGGTCATCCTAAGACTCCAGATTATGTCAATAGGTTTTATAAAGTTGTATTCGAAGATATGATTTATGCTATCTACAGAATAAGCCAAGGTCATGATGATTCAAGAAACACTAAAAATTATTTGTATGATAAACAAAAAGATAAAGTTAGTTCTTATTACGACAATTATAAAAATGATCCCGGCACCAAAGAATATTTTGATAAGCGCTATCCTTTGTGAGCTGAAGCCCAAGAACTTGTAGACGTAATGCGTGAGTTTTGAAGCTATTATGATGAAACAATTGACGGAGGAAAAAACAAAGTAACTAAAAAATATCTATTTATAGGTTCAGATAAAAGAGTAGCTGATGGATGACGCAAGGTAGAACAAAGATTTTTTATTCTTGGAACCGATTTTCAAGCTTTTCAACCTCCAGCAAATGTGAGAAAAATAATCGATGAGCAACTTAAAAAAGAGTATGAAAAGCTAAATGGTAATCTAAGTTTGGATAAAAAAGTATTAACAGATATTGTTAAAACTTCACCATGAATTAGCAGTGAAAGAAAAACTCAATTAATTGATCATGAAATTCCAAGTTACAATGAAACAAACATGTCATGAATCGGCAGCAAACCAGATGCTCCATATGCTAAAAAGACTTTGTGAGAAAATGACATCATTGGAAGTTTAATTAACGCCATAAAAAATGTTAATACCCAAAATCTTTTATTTGATGGGGAAAATAACTATCTTAATGGTGGGCAAAGAGAACATTTTGCTAATAGTAGCACCGGAACATTAGTTACTACTTATAAAAATGATGCAAACCTTCTAGACTCAAAACATTTTAGAGACAACCTTAACAGTTTGCATGATGAATTACTTCTTACTGTTGTGCCTGAGCTTAAAGAGCTTAATCTTATTATGAAGGAATTTAAATCATTAGAAAGCGAATTCTTTGCTTTAAAAAATAGCACTAGTTATGTAAACGCAAATCAAAAACAACAAGATGCATATGATTGAATTTGAACTAAAGCAACAAACATCAAGAATGGAACTAAAAGTTATTATGATTTTTCATTTGTTGAAACAACAGTTGAAGAGATGATACATACTAAAGCATTATTATTGGCTCCTGCAGAACTTGATGCAGAAAAAGACAAGTTATATGGTTATATTGCAAGAGCTAATTGATTGACAAAAAAGCAAAAAGATTCTTTATCCTCAAAAGTGCAAAATGCTGATGCGGTAGATTTTGTTCCGCTTAGAGAAAGAATCTATAAATCATTGAAAAGTACTTTAACAGCTGAACTTAGACAAATTACAAAAAATACAGATTATAGTTTGTACTTAGGTGGAGATGATAAGGGCTTTTATTATTATGAAAGAATTTTACCTTACAATGCAAAATATCCTAATTGATATAAAAACTATGATGACTTATTTGTATTAGACAATGAGATGAAAGAACATATAGCTCTTTTATCTGAATTAACTAATGAAAAAGAATTTATGGATGAAGTATTTTATCGTGGTGCAGCGGCATATGAATATGCAAATTCAAATAAAAAAAATGAATATCAATTTTGATGAAATCAAATATTCACAGAAGGTCTATTAAGTAGATACATCCCTGTACCAGAATTAAAACCAAAATTAAAGCAAATAAAAGAAGCTCGTATGGCTCTTGATGGAACAGAAAACTTTTACAATATGCTAATAAGCAAAGTTAATGCTTTTAAAATTTTTAATTCAAATCAGAGAGAAGCAATTATTCAGAATTTACAACTGCATAATAAAAATGCTGATGCAATTAAACAAGCAGACTTCAATTATGAAGATTGAGATTATTCATCAGAAGTTTTATGTAGAGATGTTTATTTACCAATGGTTGATGCTTGAAAAGAGTTTATTTCTAATACAGCAAATTTGAACACTGCTCAAAAAAACTATTATCTGTCTCAAAAAGAAGTTACAGGCGGTGCAACACATTACCGAGAATATGTAAAAAATATTAATGCAATCCTAGCGTATGAAATAGAAGCTAAGAAAATGAATGAGCTAATGAAGACTTTAAAAGAAGAAAGAGAGTTATATTTATTTTTAATTGAAACTTCTTTATATAAAGGCTCTCCCCACGCTTTAAAAGCTCATTATAATGATGCATTTAAAGAATCACAAATTGATGACAATAAATTTTTAGATAACAATGCAATTGAAGTAAGAATTGAAGCATTACAACGAGGAAGAAATAATCTTCAATTGTCAAGTAGACTTAAAGATGCATTAAAACAAAAAATTAATGAAGTAACTTATACTGAAGAAACATGAAGAACTCAAACTAAACAATTTATAGATACTAATTGAAAAGACGCTAATCGTGCTGAAATTAATAATTCAATTAAAGATGCATATAATAAAGCAGTTGCTGAATTTGAAAAATATTTGAATTCAATTTCAAATTTAAACAAAGCTCAAAAAGATTTATATAGAAGCAAGATTTTAAATTTTGAAGAACTAAAAATTGATGAAAATTTTGCTAAATTTGATTTATTAAATAATTTAAAACCTGAACTCGATTTACTGAACTTGTCAATGGAAGCATTAAATAATGAAAAATCAAAATACGCTGATGTAATTAAAACAATAAATTACACTAATGCAACTAAAAGTAAAAAAGATGCCTATGATCAAGCGTATGTTAGTTCAAACTTTTCAGATGCAAAAGATAAAGCAACAGTTGATATGTTGCTTCAAACTTTACAAAATACTAAAAATGCACTTGACGGTGAAATAAATAACCTGCAAGCTGCTAAAGATGCATTAATTAAAGAAATTCAAGAAGATTTATATCTTGAATCTCACCAAAAGCAATCTTTAATTGCGAAGGTTAATCTTGCAACTAAAGTTTCTGATTTAGATCCTATTAGACAAGAAATAGCTAACTATCATAAAGTAAAGTTACAAGAACTTAAAAATAATTTAAAAGATAAAATTAATGCAACTAAATGAACAGAACCTAGCGAAAAAAATCATTTAATTTCTAAAGTTGATGCTATGACTTTGGAAACTTATCCAAGTGTTCTTACTGAAGTTACAAATATTTTAAGAGATTGATTGAAACTAAAAATTCAAAGTTTTGTAAATCTAAGCCAAGCACAAAAAGACTTTTTAAGAAATGAAGCAACTTCTAAATTAGATATAGATACATTCATTACTCTTTATGATGTTACAGTAATTAATTTAGTTAACATTATGCAAACTTTACAAGATAAAAAAGCTGAAGGAACTACTCTTTTAACCAGTCAAAGATATATTGATAGTGACACAAACAAGAAAACTGAATTTGATAATGCGTTAAATGCTTTAACATTTGTTGATAACAAAGATAAGGCTCAAGTTCAATCTTTAATCACTAATTATGAAAATGCTAAAGCTAACTTAAATGGTGATTCTAGATTAGGTAGTGCTAAAGATGTGCTAAAAATGGAAATTCAAAATGATCCTTATTTAACAATTGCAAATAAAGTAACACTTTCAAATAAAACAGATGATGCTAAAAACCTTGCTGATGTTGAAAAGATAAGAGCTGAAAAGAATAAATTAAGTTCAACTAACAAAGCAAACCTTGAAAACAAAAAGCAAGAATTAACTGAAAAAGTTAACACTATTGAAGAGATTACTAATCCAATTAAACAAAATTTACTAGATAAAATAAATGAGGCAACTGTTGACAGCGTTGAAAGCGTAGAAGACGAAGTTAATTCAGCAATTGTTCTAATCTTAACAAACTCACTTGATTCTCTAACTTATTTAAATAAGGCTCAAAAAGATCATTATAAATCATTAATTATCGTTTCAAAACCTGCTCAAGAACTTAACCAAGCTTTCAATGATGCAAAAGCATTGAACATCTCTATGAAAGCATTGGTTGATATTAAGGCAGAATATAAAGATGTAACTAAATCAACTTTATATCTTGAAGATACTAAAGAAAAACAAAAAGCATTTGATGATGCTTACAATGCTTTAACATTTACTGATGCTAAAGACAAAACACAAGTTGAAAGTTTAATTAAAAACGTAAAAACTTGCAAAGAAGCATTGGATGGTAAGGCAACAACCAAACCTCAAGATCCAAGCAATCCTCAGGATCCTACAAAACCAAGTAAGCCGCAAGATAAAGATAAAGATTCTTGAACTGCTAACAAAGTTGATGCAAAATTAACACTGGCAGTCAATGTTGTAATGTTACTTTGCATATTAGCAATCATTATCCCTGCTTTAGTAGCAGCTTCAAAATCAAAAGCAAATTAA
- a CDS encoding endonuclease encodes MKKILSVLLSSLTLTALPFVASKCHNEEQPKPNPNPSDKKQSYKYIQQLGFFLIENTVQKLIGGTSEFDVKPLAEDLEIGRNAISKYAVKDYEKLLKEGKKVKLSKNGDECKKMLEKLEKAKTKLLGEVVVGTKPRDPYILKYQADNYYASLEGKKGDELINALIELQKEARKGITLYHDGYQALYNTYHEAFLDKYYEKDDSYIDIYTENPYGEDPFTYWDMKHDNWNVEGGFLAREHMVPKSWFDISKVIAGQDPKSVPMYNDAHHVWPGDGLVNGKHSNFPYGEIKKRATFVSTMGTKIGASKEDNALVCEPIFEFKGDIARAYLYFSLTYRDYKLNISAGVRVFDDKGLINSKYLPTYLRWAKADQVSAFDVGRNNGIAKHQKIRNPFTDYPELIDVVFGGNKDYVFHNKGITIL; translated from the coding sequence ATGAAAAAAATATTATCAGTGTTGCTTTCTTCATTAACACTGACTGCCCTTCCTTTTGTGGCATCTAAATGTCATAATGAAGAACAACCTAAACCCAACCCTAATCCAAGTGATAAAAAACAATCATATAAATACATTCAACAACTTGGATTCTTTTTAATTGAAAATACTGTCCAAAAACTAATAGGTGGAACTTCTGAGTTTGATGTTAAACCTTTAGCAGAAGATTTAGAAATTGGACGAAATGCAATTTCAAAATATGCCGTTAAAGACTATGAAAAGCTTTTAAAAGAAGGTAAAAAAGTTAAGCTTTCAAAAAACGGTGATGAATGCAAAAAGATGTTAGAAAAGCTTGAAAAAGCAAAAACTAAACTTTTAGGTGAAGTTGTAGTTGGCACAAAACCAAGAGATCCTTATATTTTAAAATATCAAGCAGACAATTACTATGCGAGTTTAGAAGGCAAAAAAGGCGATGAGTTAATTAATGCTTTAATTGAACTTCAAAAAGAAGCAAGAAAAGGCATTACCCTTTATCATGACGGTTATCAAGCCCTTTATAATACTTATCATGAAGCTTTTTTAGATAAATATTATGAAAAAGATGATAGTTATATAGATATATATACTGAAAATCCATATGGTGAAGATCCTTTTACTTATTGAGATATGAAACATGATAATTGAAATGTAGAAGGCGGATTCTTAGCAAGAGAACATATGGTTCCTAAATCATGATTTGATATTAGCAAAGTAATAGCAGGCCAAGATCCTAAATCAGTTCCAATGTATAACGATGCTCACCACGTTTGACCAGGAGATGGACTTGTTAATGGAAAACACTCAAACTTTCCTTACGGTGAAATTAAGAAAAGAGCAACCTTTGTTTCAACAATGGGAACCAAAATTGGTGCTTCTAAAGAAGATAATGCTTTAGTATGTGAACCAATCTTTGAATTTAAAGGTGATATCGCCAGAGCTTATCTTTACTTTTCTTTAACTTATCGTGATTATAAATTAAATATAAGTGCCGGAGTAAGAGTATTTGATGATAAAGGATTAATTAATTCAAAATATTTACCAACTTATTTAAGATGAGCAAAAGCTGATCAAGTTAGTGCTTTTGATGTAGGAAGAAATAATGGAATTGCAAAACACCAAAAAATTAGAAATCCGTTTACGGATTATCCTGAATTAATTGATGTTGTTTTTGGTGGAAACAAAGATTATGTTTTCCACAACAAAGGAATTACAATACTTTAA
- a CDS encoding Sapep family Mn(2+)-dependent dipeptidase has product MRELIKYKQTENEFNEMVKNIARICAIPSISKFKKDSVTPFSKEVDMALDFALNLAKSFNFRTFKDPEGYFGFAQIGNSKKVIAIMAHLDVVPAGDESQWTSEAFKPLILEDKIFGRGTLDDKGPAIISLYAMKYIQDNDLLSDDVSIRLVFGLSEETNMYSMKMYLNKFGLPYVAYTPDGEWPLIYAEKLVYHVDLEFPRLDNLVVKAGEVVNQIPDTLYASFGEIEKVREILVNDSQLSEDKQIIQVKGKGGHGSTPEKGDNVIIKFFKAFAEAFPEWKGHSLVKFINENFQDNDFSLPKIFPEYEDFSGKLSANLGKIKTTGKHVTLSFDLRVPVTFDKTSVYADLTKYFASFNKKVEIIQIGHKPAKYLNVDSNLVNILMQTYNECLQVDEKPIAIGGGTYARLFDSCVAFGATKSMHLMHGPNEHYTFKEMQDSLEIYINALNRLQDYDKTKDLIILKNDLFNEEI; this is encoded by the coding sequence ATGAGAGAGTTAATTAAGTATAAGCAAACTGAAAATGAGTTTAATGAGATGGTAAAAAATATTGCAAGAATTTGTGCAATTCCTTCAATTTCAAAATTTAAAAAAGATAGTGTTACTCCTTTTTCTAAAGAAGTTGACATGGCACTTGATTTTGCATTAAACTTAGCAAAAAGTTTTAATTTTAGAACATTTAAAGATCCAGAAGGTTATTTTGGATTTGCACAAATTGGTAATAGTAAAAAAGTAATTGCAATCATGGCTCATTTGGACGTAGTTCCGGCCGGTGATGAAAGTCAATGAACAAGTGAAGCTTTTAAACCTTTAATTTTAGAAGATAAAATCTTTGGTAGAGGAACACTTGATGATAAAGGACCTGCAATTATTTCACTTTATGCTATGAAATATATACAAGATAATGATTTATTAAGCGATGATGTTTCAATTAGATTAGTATTTGGACTAAGCGAAGAAACAAATATGTATTCAATGAAAATGTATTTAAATAAGTTTGGTCTTCCTTACGTTGCATATACTCCGGATGGGGAATGACCTTTAATATATGCAGAAAAACTGGTTTATCATGTTGATTTAGAATTTCCAAGACTTGATAATTTAGTAGTAAAAGCAGGAGAAGTAGTAAATCAAATTCCTGACACACTTTATGCAAGTTTTGGCGAAATTGAAAAAGTAAGAGAAATTTTAGTAAATGATTCACAACTTTCAGAAGATAAACAAATTATTCAAGTAAAAGGTAAGGGTGGGCATGGTTCTACTCCCGAAAAAGGAGACAATGTAATTATTAAATTCTTTAAAGCCTTTGCTGAAGCATTTCCTGAATGAAAAGGACATTCTTTAGTTAAATTTATTAATGAAAACTTTCAAGATAATGATTTTTCGCTTCCAAAAATCTTTCCAGAATATGAAGATTTTTCTGGAAAACTAAGTGCAAATTTAGGCAAGATTAAAACAACTGGAAAACACGTAACTTTAAGTTTTGATTTACGTGTTCCTGTTACATTTGATAAGACATCAGTTTATGCTGATTTAACCAAATACTTTGCTTCATTTAATAAAAAGGTTGAGATTATCCAAATTGGTCATAAACCTGCAAAGTATTTAAATGTAGATAGCAATCTTGTAAATATACTAATGCAAACTTATAATGAGTGTTTACAAGTTGATGAAAAACCAATTGCAATTGGTGGCGGAACTTATGCAAGATTGTTTGATAGTTGTGTCGCATTTGGTGCTACAAAATCAATGCATTTAATGCACGGACCAAATGAACACTATACTTTTAAAGAAATGCAAGATAGTTTAGAAATTTATATCAACGCTTTAAATAGACTTCAAGATTACGATAAAACCAAAGATTTAATAATCTTAAAAAATGACTTATTTAATGAAGAAATTTAA
- a CDS encoding DUF4177 domain-containing protein, translating to MEQALNAYGKQGWRVATAFSVEVPGFLGGTRKEAICIFERDTD from the coding sequence TTGGAACAAGCATTAAATGCATATGGAAAACAAGGCTGAAGAGTCGCTACGGCATTTAGTGTCGAAGTTCCTGGATTTCTTGGAGGGACAAGAAAAGAAGCCATTTGTATTTTTGAAAGAGATACTGATTAA